Part of the Novipirellula artificiosorum genome, GCGGACCAAAAAAGCCAAGGTGAGTGCGCAGTGACGCAGCGACGTGTAACCGAGATCGGATACGGCGTGCTGCCAAGGAGGTGCCAGCGGTTGCTAAGGTGGCAATCGAAGCATGCTCTTTTCGCCAAGCATCAAGTTGTGCACGAACAATTGCTGCGTTTGCTATCTCTTCATGGATCGTCCGATCGTCGAATTGTCCTGCAATGGCGAAGACAAACGATGATTCCTGAGAACCAATTCGCACAAAACGAACATCGAGCGGTTCGATCCGCTGGGGGGGAAACGAACTCGGTTTCGCCTGGCCCGCCGCCAGCGGGCGGTGCGTCTGGCCCGCCGCCAGCGGGCGGTGCGGCTGCACACGTAACGAAGCCGTCCCACGAGAACGAAGCCCGGGAGGGGCTGACAGCGTAGCAGCAAGCTGGTCCAGCGGGTCATCCGAAACGGGACTGCCTGCTACCGCGCGGCGGTTCAGCAAGGCCTCACCCTCGAGACCAAGCCAGCGTGCCGTGGCGGCCGACAAGTAGACCAGCTTGCCGTCGGGGCCTATCGCCCAAACGGGAGCATCGGATGCGTCCAGCAGACGCATCAAGTTTCGGATTTTGGTGCCAGCGGTCATGGACCCTATCTTCGGAGGTCCCGGCGGACTCCGCTAGAACACGTCCAAGATGAAATGATGTCCTTGGTGAAAGCGGCGGCTGCTGGGGTAATAGTTGTGCCACTTCTTATTGTAAACCGGGATTCGCATTTCTGGCGGATAGCGGTAGTACATGCTATCACTGCTCTGGAAATACTCTTGGCTGTAGAAGTTCTGCGGATAGTAAACGTACGGATAGTGGTAAAAGCGATTCCAATCGCGGGAGCCGGCTTGGCCACCCCAGTTTTGGCCGTAGGCATGCTGTTCGGCCGAGGCGGAATCCGCGAGGGCGAAACAACTGCACGAGACCACAGCAGCAATCAGTAAATGGCGGAGCATCCGGTATTTCTCCCACTCGGGGCTTCCTGTCGAGTGCGCGATGAAGGCACACTCGGGCGTTGGTCGTAAAGGAACGTACCAGGACTATCGGCACATTCAGTATCACCGGTTGAGTCGTTCATGAGCCGAATGAGCAGCAAAATTCTGCGCATCCGACGAAACGGACCGTTGATTCGACTTCTCAGACCCCACCCCAGCGACCTATGATGGAAGGGCCGAGATGATTGAAGAATCGGCAGAAGCCTTTCTTACCCAATAATTCCATCTTTCCGTTGGTCAACCGTATGTCGATTCGCCAAATTACCGCGATCGTTTTGGTCGCGTTCGCAGTCGTGACATCGCCGGTCGTTACCGTAGCCTGTCCGTTCTGTAGTGCGGTAGGCCAAACGCTTCGGCAGGAGATGGCTTTGATGGATGCGGTCGTGATCGCCACCTCGATCGAAGGCGATTCGGCACGAAATTTGGAGACCGGTGAGGTCCGAATGCGGATCGAGCGGGTGTTGAAGGGGGGCGATTTGGTCAAGCAGGGCCAAGAAGTCAATGCGATCTACTATGGCGAAGTGGCGGTCGGTCGGCGGTTCATGCTTTCTGGGGTGGATCCGCCCGACATGCAGTGGTCTTGCCTGCCACTGAGTGAACGAGCCGAGGCTTATGTGGTGAAGATTCCAACGCTCGGCGAGGACGACTCCGAACGACTCAAGTTCTATTACGACTACCTGCAAGATGACGAAGCGATGTTGTCGCGCGACGCCTACGACGAGTTCGCGATCGCCCCTTATGCATCGTTAAAAGCGCTGAAGCCGCAAATCGATCATCCGAAGTTGGTGGAATGGATTGGCAATCCTGAAACGAGTGTCGATCGCAAGCGATTGTATTTGACGATGCTTGGCGTGGTGGGCGATCAGCAGGATTTGCCGTTTTTGGAGCAAATGCTGCGAAGTTCTCAAAAAAGCACTCGCAGCGGTTTGGACGCGCTGATCGGCTGCTATTTGACCCTTGCGGGTGAAAAGGGGCTGGCGGACGTTGACGAGCTGTTTTTGGAGAACAAGAAAGCATCCTATGCCGACACCTACGCCGCGATCATGGCGATCCGATTTCATGGAACCGAAGGGGATGTGATTCCTCGCAGCGCGTTGGTCGAATCGCTTCATCATGTGCTCGATCGTAAGGACCTCGCCGATTTGGTGATCCCTGACCTTTCACGGTGGTCCGATTGGAGCCAAATCGAGAAGATGAGAGAGCTGTTTTTACAAGCGGATCCTGACAACAACTGGGTCCGAGTGCCGGTGGTGAATTATCTGCGGGCCTGTCCACGGCCCGAGGCAGCAAAGCTGCTTGAGGAGCTTGAGAAAGTCGATCCTGACAGCATCAAACGGGCGAACAGCTTTTTCTCGATTCCCGTGCCAGCGCAAGACACGAGCGAGTCGGAGACGTCGATACAGCGAAAAACGGATCGAAAGACGGTCCAAAGGAGCGAGAACGAGTCGAAGAAGCCGGCTGCCATGCTCACTCGGGTAGGCCCGCCCGCTCAGAAAGGCCCGCTTGCACCGAACGGAACGGTCGGGACGGGCATCGCCGCCCCCGATCCGGTTGGCTTTGGCGAACGCAAAGCCGCCGGTTTAGGGCCGATGGCCGCGACACCGAACCCTTGGCGATTGGCTTACGTAGTTTCGCTAGCTCTGTCCACGATCATGATTGGGCAATTCTTGCTGCTCTCGGGCGGTCCCCAAGCGAGCGGCTTGTAAGCCCATTCGGCTGCGAACTCCGGTCATCGGGTGGCATGGGGCTACGTCAGGTCAGGATTTGGTAGTTGACACCCCTTTTCGCACTAGGTGCTCAAGAAAAAAATGTCTGCGGAACTTCAGATGTCGACAGCCGATGATGCGGTCGATTTTCCTTATCGAGCGGTTAACCGACCAGCCATTGCGTCGGTGTTTTTTTTCATTCTCGCTTTGCCGGGTCTGATTCCAACGTTTGCCCCGATGTTGGTTCTTGCCTTCGTTGGCTTGGGAACGGCTTTGGTCGGGGCGCGTGCGATCCGCCGCTACCCCAACGAGTACAGCGGTGGTGGATTAGCGATGTTTGGCATGATTGCGAATTTGTCGCTCCTGATCGGCGGCAGCTCGTTGCATGCGTACATTTTCATGACCGAGGTCCCCGAGGGTTACCAGCGCGTTCCGTTTTACCAGCTTCAGCAACCCGACGAGGGTCCCGACTTCCCCACCGAATTTGCTACCGGTATTGACGGTGAAGACGTTTTCATTAAGGGTTACATCCACCCGTCGTCTGGGAGCGGATTGTTGCGCCAATTCATTCTTGTCCCCGACCTTGGCACTTGTTGCTTTGGAGGCCAACCCAAGAGCACTGCGATGATCGAAGTCACGCTGGCGGGTGGAAAAAGCGTGGAGGGTGGGATGATCAAGCGGAAATTGGCGGGCAAATTCACCGTCAATCGCGTGCCTCACAAGAAGACGGATTTCGACAACATCGTCTTCTATCGGCTGAAAGCCGACCAAGTTCGCTAAGGCTCTACCCTTTCCCTTTAGAAACGACTGCGCATGGTTTTCCTTCAAACCTCTCGATCGATGCTGTCTCTGCTGGTGGCGTTTTTTTTTGCGGCGTCGAGTTCGGTGATTTCGGCTCAAGGCCCTCAGCGGAGCCAGATGCCCGAGACTCGTAAACCGGTCGAAGTGCGAAAGAGCAGTGAAGCGTCGCTGGCAAAAGGCGATATCACGTTTGACGATTTAAAGTTTGACATCGAGAAAGATGGTGTCTTCGATAAGTCGCGTTTGACCAAAGAGGTGAAGGGGCTGGAAGGTGTGAAGGTCAAGCTTCGCGGCTACATTCTACCGAGCACGCTATTCAAGGAAACCGACATCGACCAGTTTGTCTTGGTGCGAGACAACCAAGAGTGTTGTTTCGGGCCGGGGGCAGCGCTTTTCGATTGCGTCATTATCGAGATGGTTCCCGGTAAAACCACTGATTTTGTCACCCGCCCCGTGACCGTCGAGGGCAAGTTCAAGATCGACACCGAGAAATACAAATACCCGGGTGGCCAGGGTCCGGGTGGCGCCAGTCACTTTGCCATCTTCAAAATTGCCGGTGAAGCGGTCAAATAGTCGATCATTGGAAAATTGCTCTTGCTGCGTCCTGCGGTATCTTTTTAGTGTGGCGATCGTTTTAGGTGTACGAACCTGGTTTCGTTTCAAACGCCTTCTTCCCCTTGGAAACGATCAATGCACTCCCGAGCGAGCGAACCGAACACCGCGATGCCCCGCAGACTGTGTCTGTTGGTGACCGCTCTGTTTGGCGGTGTTCTTCTCGGATGTAGTCAGAATCCCTACTTGGCCAGCTCACCCGGCGGGGCGTGGCAGGTCCCGCAAAGTGTCGCGGTTCAGCCCTCGGAGGCCCAAATCGCCGAGTTGAACCGACGCGTTCAGTTGCTCGACGACAATAACCGACAATTGCACACCCAATTGGCTCAGAGTGAGCAACAGTCGCAGGTCTATCGCGACGAGTTGAATCTCGTCCGTACCCAGCTTGCCGATACGACTCAGAGGCTCGAGTCGACGGCGATCGCAGCCAAAGAGGCCGAGAACCGCGTCCGTGGCTTCCAAGCTTCGACCCAAATGCGCGGCGGAACCAGTATTCAAGCCAACACGGATTTGACGCAAGCAGCGAGTCGATTGAATCTGGGAGGCGTTCCGGTCGAGAGAAACGGGGACGTGATTCGTGTCATCGTCTCATCCGATCATCTGTTCCAACCGGGGACGATTCAGTTGTTGCCCCAGGCAGCCACCACGCTGGATCCCATCGCGGCTCAACTGCGAAGTGTCTTTCCGCGACAACGAATTGGAATCGAAGGCTATACCGATGATGCACCCTTGTATGGAGGCCAGGTCGCGACCAGTCACCAATTGACAGCCGGTCAAGCGGCTTCGGTCCTCGACTTGTTGACGCGTCGTGCGGGCATGCCATCGCAACAATTGTTCACGGTGGCTCAAGGTGCCAACAACCCGCGTCAACCCAACACCTCGGCTGCCGGTCGCGCAGCCAACCGTCGCATCGAGTTAGTCGTCTATCCTGAGACGTTCTAGTGCCTTTGGGTCCATGGCCACGCGCGCTTGACGAAGACGCTATGATTGAGGGAATTCCGGGCCACGCCGGAACTCCTTTCCTGTTTGTCTAGCTCCTCGTTGAGTTTCGCTGATGTTGAAAGTGCACTCGCTTGTCAAGTCCTTTTCGGTCGATGCGGGAGAGGTGCGCGCGGTGGATGAGCTTTCGTTTCTGGTGCCGAAACAAGAAGTCTACGGGCTGCTTGGGCCGAATGGGGCAGGCAAGACGACCACGCTGCGGATGATTCTCGGCCTACTCGATCCTGACCAGGGGTATGCGGAAGTGGAGGGGATCCGAACGGCTCAGGATCCGATCGCGGTGAAGTCGCGATTGGGTTTTGTTTCGGCAAGCGACGGAGTCTATCCGTGGCTGAGCGTTCGTGAGATGTTGCTCTATTTTGCCGATCTTTACGCGGTCGATCCGGATGTGGCCCACCGCCGTGCCGAAGAGCTCTCTGGGATGATGGGGATCGAAAAGTTGCTTGATCGGCGTGCCGGCACGCTCAGCACCGGACAGCGGCAGCGAGTGACGCTTGTGCGCGGCTTGATTCATGATCCTCCCGTCATGTTGCTCGATGAACCGACGCGAGGACTGGATGTGGTCGGAGTGCAAACGATTTTCGAGTACATTGATCATTTGAGGGATGTGGGAAAAGCGGTCGTCGTCTGCACTCACCGTCTCGATGAGGCCGAGCGGTTATGTGATCGCTTCGGATTGCTTCACCAAGGACGATTACAATACGAAGGTACCATGGGCGAACTACGAGCGGCGACTCATCGCGAGCACTTGGTGGATATGTTCGTTGATCTGATGAGTACAGCCACGGCATGAGCGGAAACACCACCCAAAGTCGAATTCTTCGGCTCTGCCAAAAAGAGCTTCGCGAGACGATTCGTGACCGACGTACCGTCGCAACGCTGCTGCTGATGCCACTGCTGCTGTATCCGCTATTAAGCATGGCACTGAACCGATTTTTGCTGACATCGGATGTCGGTGCGGCAAATGTCTTTCTTGTTGGTTTGGCGTCGGAGCAGGAAGGTGAGCTGTTAACCGCTTACTTGAATGATCCCAACAGCCAGCCACCCGATTCGATCCTGCAATCGAGTTCTGGCGATTTAGCTAACTTTGACATGCGGTTGATTGAGAATCAGGATCCCGTCGACGCCTTGAAAGAGAACGTGGTGGACGTTGCGGTCAGCATCAAGCTTGGCGATACGCCCGAATTCACGATCACGGCTTATCAGGGTGATGGGGCGAGTGAAACGGCCCGTCGGATCCTTGTCGAACGGTTGCAATGGGTGCGCTCGAATATCGCGCAGCGATTCGCCACCGAACACTCAGACAACTACCGCCCCCCCGCCGAAGTTTTCGTTCGCACGGTGGGTGATTCGGAACGCATGCCGCTGCTGGCGACGATCGTGCCGTTGGTGTTGGTGCTGATGACGATTACCGGAGCGGTTTATCCCGCAATTGACCTGACCGCCGGCGAACGCGAACGGGGGACGATGGAATCCTTGATGGCGTCTCCGGTACCGAGATTTTACGTTCTGTTTGCCAAGTATGTCGCGGTGGTGATCGTGGCGCTGCTGACCGCGATGATTAATTTGCTGGCCATGTTCACGACGCTGTGGGCTTCTGGCATGCTTCGTTTTCTGACCGGCAACGATGCCTTTCCCTGGACGACGGTGCTACAGATTCTGGGGCTGTTGGTTTTGTTCAGCGGATTCTTTTCGGCGTTGCTGCTGTCCTTAACCAGTTTTGCAAAATCCTTCAAAGAGGCCCAGGCGTACTTGATTCCGGTGATGTTGCTGGCCCTTGCACCGGCGATGTTGTCGTTGATGCCAGGTGTCAAGTTATCGGGTCCGTTGGCGATTGCTCCGTTGATCAGCATTGTGCTGCTTGCGCGAGATCTGTTAGCCGGCACGTTTCAACCGGTCGGCGCCTTGGCGGCGGTGATCAGCACCGTTGCTTACGCAGCTGCGGCCTTAGCGATCGCGGCTCGGCTGTTTGGAAACGATGCCGTGATGCGGACAAGCGAGCAATCGATTGGTTCCTTTTTCAAACGCCCACAGAAAATAACCGCGGTACCGAGCGTCCAATCGGCGGCGCTAATGTTAGCCCTGCTCGTGCCAATCTATTTTGTCGGATCCAACGGTCTGATGCGTTTCTTGCAAGCGGCTCGTGACGAAATCACGATGTCGACTCAGTTTGTGCTCAACGCGCTAACGCTCGCTTTGACGTTCGGACTGGTTCCATTGGCTGCCGCCTACCTTGGCCGAAACCGCTTGCGAACCACATTTCGCTTGAGCATGCCTAGCGTGATCAGTTTGATCGGTGCGTTCCTCGTTGGCCTTGGAGCCTGGGCGATCGCTCACGAATCCTATGTGCTTGCCCAATCGCTTGGGATTGGGGGGCTGAGCGAACAGCGGATCAAGGATGCACTCGGGCAGCTGGAAGCCTGGAAACAGGTGTCGCCATGGTTGCTGCTCTTTACGTTCGCGTTCGCCCCGGCGGTGATCGAGGAACTCTGCTTTCGCGGCTTCTTGTTTTCGTCGCTTTCTACCGCGTTATCTCCGCCACGCGTGATTCTGTTGACGGCCGTTTTGTTCGGATTGTTTCATGTGTTGACCGGCAATGCCTTGTTGATTGAACGGTTCATTCCCACGACGTTGCTGGGAGCCATTCTTGGCTGGGTCGCCTATCGAACCGGCAGCGTGATACCGGGGATGTTGATGCATTTTGTTCACAATGGCCTGCTGGAACTGGTCGGTCGCTACCATGAGCGAATTGATTTCTTTGGTAGCGACCTGAATGACCAAGCCCATTTGCCCACGGCGTGGCTGCTTGGGACCGCAGCCATTGCCATGCTCGGTGCGTGCTTGATTGTATGGAGCACGCGGAACCGTTTCGCTGAGCAAGCCGGTTAGTGCGACGAGCTTTGGTAATCGGCCAATGCGCTCATCGAACCTTTCAGCTGTTGGTAAAGATCTCGGTAGATCGGGAACAGCTGGTTGTAATTGGCAACCGCCTTGCGATCCGGCTTGGTTTCTTCGGCGACCTTGATCGTCGCGGTGCAAGCCGACTCGATCGATTTGTACGCTCCGTCGCCGACGGCTGCGAGCAGTGCAACGCCAAACGCCGCCCCTTGTTCGACTTCCAAGCGGGTGATCTTCTTTCCGAAAACATCCGCTTGCATCTGTCGCCAAAAGGGATTCTTGCTGCCACCACCCGATGCTCGGATCTGTTTGACGGGGACCTCGAGTGATTCGATGATGTCCAAGCTGTCGCGCAAGGCCAACGTGATCCCTTCCATCACGCTGCGAGTCATATGACCACGTGTGTGAGTCAGGTTCATACCGACAAAGCTGCCACGGGCGTTGGGGTCGGCGTGGGGTGTGCGTTCTCCGTTCAAGTAGGGCAGGAACAACAAGCCATTACTCCCGGCGGCAACCGCTTCGGCTTCCGCTGTCGCCGCTTCGTAGCGTTTGGCCTTATCGATTCCGGCAAGACCTTGCAGCACGGAATCGACCCACCACTGTAGCGACCCTCCGCTGGTCAAATTCACTCCCATCATGTGCCATTTGCCGTTGACGGCATGACAAAACGTGTGCAAACGCCCGGCGGCATCGTACTGCGGCTGGTCACTATGAACGAACATCACGCCGCTGGTTCCGATCGACGTGCTCAGGACACCCTTTTTCACGACGCCATTGCCGACCGCGCCGGCAGCACAGTCGCCCGCACCGCCGACCACTTTGCAATCGGTGGTCAATCCGAGCAGCTTCGCGGCTTCGGACGTCAGCGTTCCGGTGACTTGATCGCTTTCGACCACTTCGGGAAGCAAATCCATGTCGAGTTTCAACTTACCCATCAATTTTTTCGACCAGGTCCGTTTCACGACATTTAGCAGCAGCGTCCCGCTGGCGTCGCTGACTTCGCTGACGTAGTTGCCGGTCATCCGCCGCCGGATGTCGTCCTTGGGCAGCAGTACTTTGGCAAGTTTGTCGAAGTTCCTCTTTTCCTTATTGCGAAGCCAGAGGATTTTGGGAGCCTGAAACCCGGTCAGCGCTGGGTTGGCCACCATTTTGATCAGTGCTTTTCGTCCCCCTGCTGCTTGGGTGATCTCGTCGCATTCGGCCGTTGTCCGTTGATCGTTCCAGAGCAGCGCAGGGCGAATCACCTTACCGGCTTTGTCGACAAAGACCGAACCGTGCATTTGGCCGCTGAGTCCGATCGCCTTCACGTCGGCCGGTTTCAGCCCGCTGCTGCGCATCACGTTACCCACGGTTTTGATGGTTGCTTGCCACCAATCTTCGGGGTCCTGTTCGGTCCATCCTGGCCGCGGTTGATGCATTGGGTATTCGGCGTTGGCTTCGGCGACGACCGTCCCGTCCGCCTTGATGAGCAGCGTTTTTGTACCGCTCGTTCCAATGTCAATTCCAAGATAATGGCTCATAGGTAGGTTCCAACGTGGGAGGAAATAAAAAGGAGAAAATGGATGACGAACAGCTCCACACTATAGTGCGTACAAGGCCGTAGCCAAACATGCCGTCCCAAAAACCCAAAAGCGAAATCGTGGCCGATTCTCCCAACGCCGTTTTTCTTAACCGACGAGAGCTCCTCGCCACCGCGGGGGCTGCCTGGTTGGTTTCAGGATGCAGCCGTGACCCCGAACCCCTTTCGTCGCCAACGGTCCCCCGCAGCGACGTGCCGATTCAAATCACGTGGGTTGGGTCCGAACAGGACGCCGAATCGATCCGTCGAGCTTGGGCGGCGGTGGATCCCCAGCCATTGAAAATCAAGTCGCTGCCCTTTTCGCGAGCCAACGAGCCCAATTGGATCAGCGATCTCGTTGCCGAGGCACAACGAAGCGACTTGGTGATCTATCCGTTGCTGGCAACCGCTGAGTTGGTTGGAGCGGAGGCCTTGGTCCCGATCAGCGACGAACAGTTTGATGAAATGGAGCAGGAGCTTGGGCCATTCCTGTCCGCCCCCCGAAATGGAGCGGCCCGCTATGCGGACGAGTATGTTGCAATGCCTCTCGGAGCTCGACTGCCGGCGCTGCTGAGCATACTCGAGGTCCCCGATTTGGTTTCTTGGGCCGACTATGATTCATGGGTGGCGACGGAGCTCGAGGGTCAAGCGGCCGAGCCACTTGCGGATGGCTGGGCTGCGGTGATGTTTTTGTGGAGAGCGGTGTCGTCGATTTCAAGTGGTTGGCTGTTTACTCGAGACGACTTCGTGCCGACGATTCAGTCACCGCCCTACGTGGAAGTGCTGACCCAGATGGCCGAAACCGCGACTCGCTACAAATCTGGTCGCTTGACACCCGATCAAATCTGGGAGTCGTTGCAGAAGGGTGAGATTGCTGGCGGCATCGGATTTCCAACCACGCCGATGACCAGCGAGACCGAAATCACGATCAGCGATCTGCCTGGTGGTGGCGAAAGCATCCGCATGTTGCTGGATCCCTTTTCCCCGGTCGTTTCGGTGTCGAGCCATTGCCGCCAAAGTTCCGCCTCGAAGCGTTTGATGAATTGGTTGTCAGGGGGCGAAGGAAGCCAATTGCTTCGCCGGGAGGTACGTATGATCAC contains:
- a CDS encoding DUF3299 domain-containing protein; its protein translation is MSTADDAVDFPYRAVNRPAIASVFFFILALPGLIPTFAPMLVLAFVGLGTALVGARAIRRYPNEYSGGGLAMFGMIANLSLLIGGSSLHAYIFMTEVPEGYQRVPFYQLQQPDEGPDFPTEFATGIDGEDVFIKGYIHPSSGSGLLRQFILVPDLGTCCFGGQPKSTAMIEVTLAGGKSVEGGMIKRKLAGKFTVNRVPHKKTDFDNIVFYRLKADQVR
- a CDS encoding ATP-binding cassette domain-containing protein; the encoded protein is MLKVHSLVKSFSVDAGEVRAVDELSFLVPKQEVYGLLGPNGAGKTTTLRMILGLLDPDQGYAEVEGIRTAQDPIAVKSRLGFVSASDGVYPWLSVREMLLYFADLYAVDPDVAHRRAEELSGMMGIEKLLDRRAGTLSTGQRQRVTLVRGLIHDPPVMLLDEPTRGLDVVGVQTIFEYIDHLRDVGKAVVVCTHRLDEAERLCDRFGLLHQGRLQYEGTMGELRAATHREHLVDMFVDLMSTATA
- the xylB gene encoding xylulokinase, whose product is MSHYLGIDIGTSGTKTLLIKADGTVVAEANAEYPMHQPRPGWTEQDPEDWWQATIKTVGNVMRSSGLKPADVKAIGLSGQMHGSVFVDKAGKVIRPALLWNDQRTTAECDEITQAAGGRKALIKMVANPALTGFQAPKILWLRNKEKRNFDKLAKVLLPKDDIRRRMTGNYVSEVSDASGTLLLNVVKRTWSKKLMGKLKLDMDLLPEVVESDQVTGTLTSEAAKLLGLTTDCKVVGGAGDCAAGAVGNGVVKKGVLSTSIGTSGVMFVHSDQPQYDAAGRLHTFCHAVNGKWHMMGVNLTSGGSLQWWVDSVLQGLAGIDKAKRYEAATAEAEAVAAGSNGLLFLPYLNGERTPHADPNARGSFVGMNLTHTRGHMTRSVMEGITLALRDSLDIIESLEVPVKQIRASGGGSKNPFWRQMQADVFGKKITRLEVEQGAAFGVALLAAVGDGAYKSIESACTATIKVAEETKPDRKAVANYNQLFPIYRDLYQQLKGSMSALADYQSSSH
- a CDS encoding ABC transporter permease subunit/CPBP intramembrane protease; the protein is MSGNTTQSRILRLCQKELRETIRDRRTVATLLLMPLLLYPLLSMALNRFLLTSDVGAANVFLVGLASEQEGELLTAYLNDPNSQPPDSILQSSSGDLANFDMRLIENQDPVDALKENVVDVAVSIKLGDTPEFTITAYQGDGASETARRILVERLQWVRSNIAQRFATEHSDNYRPPAEVFVRTVGDSERMPLLATIVPLVLVLMTITGAVYPAIDLTAGERERGTMESLMASPVPRFYVLFAKYVAVVIVALLTAMINLLAMFTTLWASGMLRFLTGNDAFPWTTVLQILGLLVLFSGFFSALLLSLTSFAKSFKEAQAYLIPVMLLALAPAMLSLMPGVKLSGPLAIAPLISIVLLARDLLAGTFQPVGALAAVISTVAYAAAALAIAARLFGNDAVMRTSEQSIGSFFKRPQKITAVPSVQSAALMLALLVPIYFVGSNGLMRFLQAARDEITMSTQFVLNALTLALTFGLVPLAAAYLGRNRLRTTFRLSMPSVISLIGAFLVGLGAWAIAHESYVLAQSLGIGGLSEQRIKDALGQLEAWKQVSPWLLLFTFAFAPAVIEELCFRGFLFSSLSTALSPPRVILLTAVLFGLFHVLTGNALLIERFIPTTLLGAILGWVAYRTGSVIPGMLMHFVHNGLLELVGRYHERIDFFGSDLNDQAHLPTAWLLGTAAIAMLGACLIVWSTRNRFAEQAG
- a CDS encoding OmpA/MotB family protein, which gives rise to MPRRLCLLVTALFGGVLLGCSQNPYLASSPGGAWQVPQSVAVQPSEAQIAELNRRVQLLDDNNRQLHTQLAQSEQQSQVYRDELNLVRTQLADTTQRLESTAIAAKEAENRVRGFQASTQMRGGTSIQANTDLTQAASRLNLGGVPVERNGDVIRVIVSSDHLFQPGTIQLLPQAATTLDPIAAQLRSVFPRQRIGIEGYTDDAPLYGGQVATSHQLTAGQAASVLDLLTRRAGMPSQQLFTVAQGANNPRQPNTSAAGRAANRRIELVVYPETF
- a CDS encoding type 2 periplasmic-binding domain-containing protein; its protein translation is MPSQKPKSEIVADSPNAVFLNRRELLATAGAAWLVSGCSRDPEPLSSPTVPRSDVPIQITWVGSEQDAESIRRAWAAVDPQPLKIKSLPFSRANEPNWISDLVAEAQRSDLVIYPLLATAELVGAEALVPISDEQFDEMEQELGPFLSAPRNGAARYADEYVAMPLGARLPALLSILEVPDLVSWADYDSWVATELEGQAAEPLADGWAAVMFLWRAVSSISSGWLFTRDDFVPTIQSPPYVEVLTQMAETATRYKSGRLTPDQIWESLQKGEIAGGIGFPTTPMTSETEITISDLPGGGESIRMLLDPFSPVVSVSSHCRQSSASKRLMNWLSGGEGSQLLRREVRMITPTRSAKPSVLATESQAGNPYEKWLVERLTLPVTVPSLQLHSADAYYRSLDEAVGRCVDGQTSAEDALREVAEQWQTLTQRIGKEKQLSAWRRAQGLRA
- a CDS encoding DUF3299 domain-containing protein, with the translated sequence MLSLLVAFFFAASSSVISAQGPQRSQMPETRKPVEVRKSSEASLAKGDITFDDLKFDIEKDGVFDKSRLTKEVKGLEGVKVKLRGYILPSTLFKETDIDQFVLVRDNQECCFGPGAALFDCVIIEMVPGKTTDFVTRPVTVEGKFKIDTEKYKYPGGQGPGGASHFAIFKIAGEAVK
- a CDS encoding calmodulin-binding protein, whose translation is MLRHLLIAAVVSCSCFALADSASAEQHAYGQNWGGQAGSRDWNRFYHYPYVYYPQNFYSQEYFQSSDSMYYRYPPEMRIPVYNKKWHNYYPSSRRFHQGHHFILDVF